Within Topomyia yanbarensis strain Yona2022 chromosome 2, ASM3024719v1, whole genome shotgun sequence, the genomic segment ATGCAAAAGCAAGCCGAATGATGGAAATGCGGAAGACAGTGGCAAACTTGTGCCAGCCGCAGATAACGATAAAGCAGGAAGCGGGGGAACGTATAAACCAGTCGTTAATCCTGCTACAGTTCCGGATGAGGTTTTGCAGAGTTTACCCGAGAAAACAGGCACATTATCGTTCCAGGAGTTAGAGCTGCAGAAGATAGAGGCATCTCGTAAAAGGCAGGAAGAACATATGGAGATGGAAAGGGTCTTATATAAGCGACGGCTGGAAGTACAACGAGAGCTGTTTGAAAAGAGACAGCAGATAGAGCGTGAAAAGCGGCGGATGGAACTCGAGTTCGAAAGGCAGAGTCTGCAAATGGCGATTGCAGAAGAAGAAGAGCATCATAAGCAGCAACAGCAGATTAGAGCCGAACTGACTCGCAAGTTAGAACAGCTGCGAATGAGGCGGGTAGCAAATTCACCGGAAGGGATTCAAGCCATATGCGAATTAGAGAAGCCTGGAGAGGCCTTTGATGCAAAAGCAACCACGAATGACGAAAATCACCCGGGTAACAAACAGCTGGGTGATATTCGGGGAACGTACCACAAACATTCGACCCCAAAGCAACCCGGGCAACGTCCACCGTTGCAAATAAGTCATTCGAAGGAATCGGAACCTACTGAACGTCAGGGGACACTGAATACAAAGCAAAACACGCCAGCACAATCTGTAGGAAGCCATTCAAATCTGGATGATGTTTCGGAGTCAGAAGCGGAGAGCGAGTGCTCCATACGATCACGATCACAGCGAGACACTCGCCGGGAAAGGGGCCCAACGAGAGCCCAGTTGTCGGCCAGGCAGTTTTTAGCCAAGAAGCTTCCTACATTTACCGGGCGGCCAGAAGATTGGCCGATGTTTATCTCAAGTTTCGAGACAGCAAATCAAGCTTGTGGGTTCTCTAACGTCGAAAACCTAGGACGGTTGCAAGAGAGCTTGAAAGGTCAAGCATTAGAAGCAGTCCGAAGTCGCCTGCTATGGCCAGATGCCGTGCCTCAGATCATCGAATCTCTTCGGATGCTGTACGGACGGCCCGAGCAATTATTGAATATGCTGTTGGTCAAAGTTCGGAAGGCGGAACCACCCAAGACCGATCGTTTGGCGACCTACATTGGTTTCGGTATGACGGTGCAGCAACTCGTCGATCATTTGGAAGCAAGTGATCTAAAAGACCACTTGGTAAACCCTATGCTGATCCAAGAGTTGGTAGAAAAACTACCAGCTAGTACAAAAATGGAGTGGGTGCGCTACAAACGAAGGAAGCACCGCGTAACTCTTCGAACATTATCCGATTTTCTGTCGGAGATTGTGAGGGATGCCAGCGAGGCCACGTTGTACTGCGGAGGATTTTCGCAACTTGAAAGTAACCCAAGAAGCGGGAAGGGTAAACTGAAAGAGCGCGAAGAGTTCTTAAATGCTCATTGCGCATCCGAAACTGATAATCGGCGCGAGGTAGAAGGAAAGAAGCCGTGAAAAATCTGCTCTCGGTCAGATCACCGCATCCGTAACTGCCCCGAATTTCGTAAATTAAATCTGGCGATGCGCTGGGAGGCGGTACGAAAATGGAGTCTGTGTAAAAATTGTTTGAATGATCACGGAGATTCTCTTTGCAAACTCAGTTTTCGTTGCAATGTCGGCAGCTGCAGTGAATCGCACAATCCGCTTCTACACCCGGAAGAAGCTTACGCTGATTGCAATGTGCATCGATTCCAGCAGAAATCGGTGATCTTTCGCACGGTCCCAGTAACACTCTACAATGGGAAGTATGCGATAGATACGATAGCTTTCCTCGACGAAGGTTCCTCATACACGCTGGTTGAGAATGTTTTGACGAAACTGTTGAAGACGAAAGGTGTTGTTCAACCGCTTCGTGTAACATGGACGGCAGGCGTTTCTCGGGTGGAAAAAGACTCACAGAGGTTGAATTTGTCGATTTCAGCTCGAGGTTCCACCCAGCGCTTCCAGATTCAGGACGCACACACTGTAGAGGAGCTGAAATTGCCGAAACAGACGCTGGATTTGAAAGAAGTTGCAAATCAGTATGTGCATCTTCGAGACTTGCCAGTACCGGATAGTAAACACAGCGTTCCTCGAATATTAATTGGGTTAAAAGACCTTCACCTGTACACTCCACTCGAGACTCGAGTTGGACGCCCCGATGAGCCCATAGCGGTCAAATCGAAGCTAGGTTGGACGGTATATGGTCCGATACGGAGCGCCGATTTGAAAGAAGAGTTTGTTGGTCATCATTCTTGTGGTGGCGTTTCCAATCAAGAGTTGCACGACTTACTGAAAGAGCATTATGCGTTGGAAGAGGCAGGAGTTACTGCAGCACTACTGCCGGAATCGTCCGAAGACCGGAGAGCGAGAGAAATTTTGGATAGCACAACGGTTAGGATCGGTGATCGCTTTGAGACGGGGTTGTTGTGGATAGTGGACGAACCCAGTTTTCCAGACAGCTATGCCATGGCCCTGAGACGGATGAAGGGACTTGAAAAGCGACTTCTAAAAGACGAAATTCTGTACAACAGGGTGCGAAGCACAATAGCTGATTATCTGACGAAAGGATATGCTCACAAAGCGACGTTCCAAGAATTGCATGAACATCCAGCCTCCAAGGTGTGGTATTTGCCATTAAACATCGTGATAAACCCCAGGAAGCCGGAGAAACTC encodes:
- the LOC131678938 gene encoding uncharacterized protein LOC131678938 isoform X2 → MNKAVFNLNDTEVTGYNCAVCNRPDHAEDEMVACDCCRRWFHFGCAEVGSEVGDISWSCPECKSKPNDGNAEDSGKLVPAADNDKAGSGGTYKPVVNPATVPDEVLQSLPEKTGTLSFQELELQKIEASRKRQEEHMEMERVLYKRRLEVQRELFEKRQQIEREKRRMELEFERQSLQMAIAEEEEHHKQQQQIRAELTRKLEQLRMRRVANSPEGIQAICELEKPGEAFDAKATTNDENHPGNKQLGDIRGTYHKHSTPKQPGQRPPLQISHSKESEPTERQGTLNTKQNTPAQSVGSHSNLDDVSESEAESECSIRSRSQRDTRRERGPTRAQLSARQFLAKKLPTFTGRPEDWPMFISSFETANQACGFSNVENLGRLQESLKGQALEAVRSRLLWPDAVPQIIESLRMLYGRPEQLLNMLLVKVRKAEPPKTDRLATYIGFGMTVQQLVDHLEASDLKDHLVNPMLIQELVEKLPASTKMEWVRYKRRKHRVTLRTLSDFLSEIVRDASEATLYCGGFSQLESNPRSGKGKLKEREEFLNAHCASETDNRREVEGKKP